In Mercenaria mercenaria strain notata chromosome 13, MADL_Memer_1, whole genome shotgun sequence, a single window of DNA contains:
- the LOC123530314 gene encoding D(2) dopamine receptor-like encodes MKLNSMNNTNSIDEYATLKKLNDEEVVRQIPLIVYLAILCISGTAGNSLICYIFAKKCKLSTYYNLVTFLAIINLFTCCIVIPLELIAQFWQYTFDNIWLCKINSFLCAFTAFTSGSLLFCIAFDRYRKVCTPLRWQVSDRTARYACIASAAVGIATAWTTPVIYGIEKWRHSVHNVTISRCEITDNFKDTSFMHFINIMLTIFFSVSFLGISSFYGSIAWRLKKQMNWKYEKQAGVEIRGKKLEMTPVSNKPFAEQSEEAQGLESDTTLSIGLLDSISANKGRVVEPAILEMEQSEHHNNETVVEQSEETEEPKSDTDVNTDALNSVSANKGRVAELETLEIEKDEHNNNKIPSSNFDLRKERPRKNRMTLIMFMVSLAYIVSFVPIIILFLIKSLDKTFLTSLNDSYFINNAINPVIYGIFDTWFRKSCKKLCTCRHGI; translated from the coding sequence ATGAAATTAAACAGTATGAATAACACGAATTCAATTGATGAGTATGCAACTTTAAAGAAACTTAACGATGAAGAAGTGGTGCGACAAATCCCGCTAATTGTATATTTAGCAATACTTTGTATATCTGGAACCGCTGGAAATTCTTTGATATGCTATATATTTGCAAAAAAGTGCAAGCTTTCTACATATTATAATCTTGTAACTTTTCTTGCTATAATAAATTTGTTCACATGCTGCATTGTCATTCCATTAGAATTGATTGCGCAATTCTGGCAATATACTTTTGACAATATTTGGCTGTGCAAAATCAACTCGTTTCTGTGCGCATTTACAGCATTTACATCTGGAAGCCTGTTGTTTTGCATTGCCTTTGACAGGTACCGAAAGGTGTGTACACCATTGAGATGGCAAGTATCAGACAGGACAGCAAGATATGCTTGCATAGCTTCAGCAGCTGTTGGGATAGCCACCGCTTGGACTACCCCAGTGATCTATGGTATAGAGAAGTGGAGACATAGTGTTCATAACGTGACAATATCTCGATGTGAAATAACAGACAATTTTAAGGACACGTCATTTATGCATTTTATCAACATAATGCTGACAATTTTCTTTTCGGTAAGTTTCCTCGGCATAAGTAGTTTTTATGGCAGTATAGCTTGGCGTCTTAAAAAGCAGATGAACTGGAAATACGAAAAACAAGCTGGAGTTGAAATCCGCGGAAAGAAATTGGAAATGACTCCTGTAAGCAATAAACCTTTCGCAGAACAATCAGAAGAGGCCCAAGGACTGGAGAGTGACACAACTTTAAGCATTGGTCTTTTGGACTCTATTTCAGCTAATAAAGGAAGAGTGGTGGAACCGGCAATTCTCGAAATGGAACAAAGTGAGCACCACAATAACGAAACAGTTGTAGAACAATCAGAAGAGACCGAAGAACCGAAGAGTGACACAGATGTAAACACTGATGCTTTGAACTCTGTTTCAGCTAACAAAGGAAGAGTGGCGGAACTGGAAACTCTCGAAATAGAAAAAGATGAacacaacaataacaaaataccATCTTCAAATTTCGATTTACGCAAAGAAAGGCCACGGAAGAACAGAATGACGTTAATAATGTTTATGGTTTCACTGGCGTATATCGTCTCGTTTGTAcctattattattttatttctgattAAGTCGCTGGACAAAACTTTCTTGACATCCTTAAATGATTCGTACTTTATTAACAATGCTATCAATCCAGTTATATATGGAATTTTTGATACCTGGTTTAGAAAGTCGTGCAAAAAGTTATGCACGTGTAGGCATGGCATATGA